In Raphanus sativus cultivar WK10039 chromosome 5, ASM80110v3, whole genome shotgun sequence, the following proteins share a genomic window:
- the LOC108859050 gene encoding LOW QUALITY PROTEIN: disease resistance protein TAO1-like (The sequence of the model RefSeq protein was modified relative to this genomic sequence to represent the inferred CDS: deleted 1 base in 1 codon), whose translation TNLFLSFRRLVFLKYIFRSARLMALSALSRHCKHHVFPSFHGPDVRRGFLSNLLKEFKEKGIDVFIDNGIERSKLIGPELTEAIRGSLIAVVLISRNYVSSTWCLNELVEIMKCWEEDKQTVEVVFYEVDPSDVKKQKGDFGAVFDKTCAEKSLDEVKSWRKALKIVAQIAGYHRSNYDDDAVMIETIVTDISNKFNDSTTSNDSNSLVGIGTHIREIESLLSLESDEVRMVGIWGPAGIGKTTIARALYRELSSKFTHAAFIESIKGKFEQNYRDEHAFMLHLQEQLLSKTFNQKDLKVDHLGVAKARLKDKKVLVVLDDVDDLKQLEAMTDQTCWFGPQSRIIITTEDKKLLVAHEINRIYQVKFPSTSAALEILCLSAFRQNSPSFGFEDMAIEVARLAGRLPLGLRVFGAYLRGMSRDQWIHALPRLRTSLDGEIGKVLRFSYDALCEEDQELFLHIACFFKDGCINDVVECLAESRLNVNHGLQVLFDKCFISKDEWGRLVVHNLLENLAKEIVRKQSVSDPGKRQFLVDAQDICDVLEENAGTETIRGIDFDLSEVGGEIIIDERAFEGMSRLQFLRFRKRGLYNHTKLLLPQDLKFRASKLKFLEWDQFPLTCFPREFQPRRLVKLLMEGSRLVKLWEGPVPLPCLNLMELSGSNYLKELPDLSNVTNLKVLNACYCSSLSEISSIGKSTSLQELHLVDCPKLTKIPSSIGNAINLETLNVQICDRLVELPSSIWRLKKLKKLLFAGCSKLRLGPQLRSFRDISGIITELSIDDTEIEEFPSSIMAFPCLRKLLINAKSLKVFPDVPDTIERIKLNIARIEAIPRSIHNLSRLTYLRMHRCKKLKVLPTNVNLKSLSRLDLSSCTQLRTFPEISTSIRDLDLSNTAIEEVPSSIWSWSHLLELKLEDCHRLRVIHSFPNNTEELDLRNTGTDFSGGDSETVLPLRINLNGCKILESLPYIPYVVSRLDASNCMSLERIDGFSTNPERCLSFANCSKLSEAARELIKLSDYKFALIPGGELPADFDHRAREGLLTVNLYQSPLPLFFRFKACLLLHHGEDDDESEDYEDVDASEDYEDEDASEDSEDEDASEDYEDEDASEDCGYEDASEDCGYDEWMSSKSICCDIWYVQNGVDVEHGSCEYPLPIILGSTEHLCFLESSISLNLPETDMNFSELRFEFKIYGKDVKDFVVQLSEDPDVDGEHGCCEDTHNEAEYKATADIKIGKFTCRNNPTKKQFKVFL comes from the exons ACAAATCTTTTTCTTTCATTCCGCAGATTGGTTTTTCTGAAATACATTTTCAGATCTGCTCGTCTGATGGCTCTTTCTGCTTTGTCTCGCCATTGTAAACACCATGTCTTTCCTAGCTTCCACGGGCCAGATGTCCGTAGAGGCTTTCTCAGCAACTTACTGAAGGAGTTCAAAGAGAAAGGAATCGATGTCTTCATAGACAATGGCATAGAGAGGAGCAAGTTGATTGGTCCCGAGCTCACAGAAGCTATAAGAGGATCGTTAATCGCAGTTGTCTTGATCTCGAGGAACTACGTTTCATCAACATGGTGTCTGAACGAGTTGGTGGAGATCATGAAGTGTTGGGAAGAAGATAAGCAGACCGTGGAGGTGGTTTTCTATGAAGTGGATCCATCTGACGTGAAAAAGCAGAAGGGAGACTTCGGAGCTGTCTTTGATAAAACTTGTGCAGAGAAATCACTGGATGAAGTTAAGAGTTGGAGAAAAGCTTTGAAGATTGTGGCTCAGATCGCTGGTTACCATAGAAGCAACTA TGATGATGATGCAGTCATGATTGAAACAATTGTTACCGATATTTCGAACAAGTTCAATGATTCTACAACATCAAATGATTCCAACAGCTTGGTTGGGATTGGAACTCATATCAGGGAGATA GAGTCATTGTTGTCCCTAGAATCCGATGAAGTCCGGATGGTTGGTATCTGGGGTCCTGCTGGAATTGGTAAGACGACCATTGCAAGAGCTTTATATAGAGAGCTCTCTAGTAAGTTTACACATGCTGCTTTTATTGAAAGTATCAAAGGAAAGTTTGAGCAGAACTATCGAGACGAGCACGCGTTCATGTTGCATTTACAAGAACAACTGTTGTCTAAGACCTTTAATCAGAAAGATCTAAAAGTAGATCATCTGGGAGTGGCAAAAGCAAGGTTGAAGGACAAGAAAGTGCTTGTCGTTCTTGATGATGTGGATGACTTAAAGCAGCTAGAAGCCATGACTGACCAAACTTGCTGGTTTGGGCCTCAAAGTAGGATTATCATCACGACAGAGGATAAAAAGCTTTTGGTAGCACATGAGATCAACCGTATTTACCAAGTGAAATTTCCATCTACATCTGCAGCTCTTGAAATTCTCTGTCTGTCTGCTTTTCGTCAAAATTCACCGTCATTTGGGTTTGAGGACATGGCCATAGAAGTTGCACGGCTCGCCGGTCGTCTTCCTTTGGGTCTACGTGTTTTTGGCGCATATCTGCGAGGAATGTCTAGAGATCAATGGATACATGCATTGCCTAGACTTAGGACGAGTCTTGATGGGGAGATTGGGAAAGTATTAAGGTTCAGCTATGATGCTTTATGCGAGGAAGATCAAGAACTGTTTCTTCATATAGCATGTTTTTTCAAAGATGGGTGCATTAATGACGTGGTGGAGTGTCTTGCAGAGAGTCGTTTGAACGTCAACCACGGGCTCCAAGTGTTGTTCGATAAATGTTTCATATCTAAAGACGAATGGGGACGGTTGGTGGTGCATAATTTGCTGGAGAATTTGGCAAAAGAAATTGTTCGTAAACAGTCGGTTTCTGATCCTGGGAAACGTCAGTTCTTGGTGGATGCTCAGGACATTTGTGATGTACTCGAGGAAAATGC GGGCACTGAAACTATTAGAGGAATAGATTTTGACTTATCGGAGGTGGGGGGAGAAATAATTATTGACGAGCGAGCCTTTGAAGGGATGTCTAGGCTCCAGTTCTTAAGATTCCGTAAAAGGGGTTTGTATAACCACACCAAACTTCTCTTACCCCAGGATCTGAAGTTTAGAGCTAGTAAGCTTAAGTTTCTTGAATGGGACCAATTTCCGTTGACATGTTTTCCTCGTGAGTTTCAACCGCGGCGCCTTGTCAAACTTTTGATGGAGGGAAGCAGGCTTGTGAAACTGTGGGAAGGACCTGTT CCGCTCCCGTGTCTGAATTTGATGGAGCTGTCTGGTTCCAACTACCTCAAAGAACTTCCGGATCTGTCTAATGTCACTAATCTAAAGGTACTGAATGCTTGTTATTGCTCAAGTCTGTCGGAGATCTCCTCTATTGGGAAGTCCACTAGTCTCCAGGAGTTGCATCTCGTAGATTGCCCAAAGTTGACCAAGATCCCCTCTTCCATTGGGAATGCCATTAATCTCGAGACGTTGAATGTCCAGATATGCGACCGTCTGGTTGAACTCCCATCCTCTATTTGGCGCCTCAAGAAGTTAAAGAAGCTGTTATTTGCAGGATGCTCAAAGCTCCGTTTGGGGCCACAGTTGAGAAGCTTTCGTGATATTTCCGGTATCATTACAGAATTAAGTATAGATGATACAGAGATAGAAGAGTTTCCTTCATCAATCATGGCTTTTCCGTGTCTTCGTAAACTCTTAATAAATGCCAAAAGCCTCAAGGTGTTTCCAGATGTTCCTGACACCATCGAAAGGATAAAATTGAACATCGCGAGAATAGAAGCAATTCCTCGATCCATTCACAATCTCTCACGTCTCACTTATCTGAGGATGCATCGCTGCAAGAAGCTAAAGGTCCTTCCAACCAACGTCAACCTGAAATCTCTCTCTCGACTTGATCTCAGTTCCTGTACACAATTGAGAACGTTTCCAGAGATATCTACAAGCATTAGAGATCTTGATCTGAGCAATACTGCTATAGAAGAAGTCCCTTCGTCCATATGGTCTTGGTCCCATCTTCTTGAATTGAAGTTGGAAGACTGCCACAGACTTCGGGTGATCCATAGTTTTCCTAACAACACCGAAGAGTTGGACTTGAGAAATACGGGAACAGATTTCTCGGGTGGTGATTCGGAGACTGTTCTGCCATTACGTATAAACCTCAACGGGTGCAAGATTCTCGAGTCATTGCCCTACATTCCGTATGTTGTATCACGCCTTGATGCATCTAACTGTATGTCGCTGGAGAGGATAGATGGTTTCTCTACCAATCCAGAGAGATGTCTCAGCTTTGCTAATTGTTCCAAGCTGAGCGAAGCAGCAAGAGAACTCATCAAGTTATCGGATTACAAGTTTGCGCTCATACCTGGTGGAGAACTGCCTGCGGACTTTGATCATCGAGCACGAGAAGGTTTACTAACTGTCAATTTGTATCAAAGCCCTCTTCCTTTATTCTTCAGATTTAAAGCTTGTCTTTTGCTGCATCATGGAGAGGATGACGATGAAAGTGAGGATTATGAGGACGTGGATGCCAGTGAGGATTATGAGGACGAGGATGCCAGTGAGGATTCTGAGGACGAGGATGCCAGTGAGGATTATGAGGACGAGGATGCCAGTGAGGATTGTGGGTACGAGGATGCCAGTGAGGATTGTGGGTACGATGAATGGATGAGTTCCAAGAGTATTTGCTGTGACATCTGGTACGTTCAGAATGGAGTCGATGTCGAACATGGATCATGCGAGTACCCTTTACCAATAATACTTGGATCTACAGAGCATCTGTGTTTCTTGGAATCTTCCATATCACTAAACCTTCCTGAAACAGATATGAATTTCAGCGAGCTTCGTTTTGAGTTCAAGATCTATGGTAAGGATGTAAAAGACTTTGTTGTACAACTCTCGGAAGACCCTGATGTTGATGGTGAGCATGGATGCTGTGAAGATACTCACAATGAAGCTGAGTACAAAGCAACTGCAGACATCAAGATAGGAAAATTTACATGCAGGAACAATCCGACGAAGAAACAATTTAAAGT GTTTCTGTAA
- the LOC108857890 gene encoding probable disease resistance protein RPP1, with the protein MVLSALSRTCKHDVFPSFHGKDVRRGFLSCLLKEFKEKAIDVFIDNDIERSKLIGSELKEAIRGSVIAIVLISRNYASSTWCLNELVEIMRCRDEHKQTVGVIFYEVDPSDVKKQKGDFGAVFDKTCVEKSTEEVERWRQALQIVAQLAGYDTSYYDDDAAMIEKIVTDVSNKLNGSTTSNDSDSLVGIETHIRKMESLLSLKSDEVRMVGIWGPAGIGKTTIARALYGELSSKFAHAAFIESIKGKFEQNYRDAHAFKLHLQEQLLCKTLNLKDLKVDHLGVAKARLENKKVLVVLDDVEELKQLEAMTDQTCWFGLQSRIIITTEDKKLLVGHGINHIYQVKFPSKSDALKILCLSAFRQKSPSSGFEDMAVEVTRLAGNLPLGLSVFGAYLRGMSKDQWINALPRLRTSLDGKIEKVLRFSYDALCEEDQELFLHIACFFKGGGVSHVVECLAESRLNVNHGLQVLFEKCFISIHEWGWLVVHNLLEQLAKDIVRKQSVSNPGKRQFLVDARDICNVLEENAILTYRRSGKT; encoded by the exons ATGGTTCTTTCTGCTTTGTCTCGCACTTGTAAACACGATGTCTTTCCTAGCTTCCACGGGAAAGATGTCCGTAGAGGTTTTCTCAGTTGTTTACTGAAGGAGTTCAAAGAGAAAGCAATCGACGTCTTCATAGACAATGACATAGAGAGGAGCAAATTGATTGGTTCCGAGCTCAAAGAAGCTATAAGAGGATCCGTAATTGCAATTGTCTTGATCTCGAGGAACTACGCTTCATCAACGTGGTGTCTGAACGAGTTGGTGGAGATCATGAGGTGTAGGGATGAACATAAGCAGACGGTGGGGGTGATTTTCTATGAAGTGGATCCATCTGACGTGAAAAAGCAGAAGGGAGACTTCGGAGCTGTCTTTGATAAAACTTGCGTAGAGAAATCAACCGAGGAAGTTGAGAGATGGAGACAAGCTTTGCAGATTGTGGCTCAACTCGCTGGTTACGATACAAGTTACTA tGATGATGATGCAGCCATGATTGAAAAAATTGTTACCGATGTATCGAACAAGTTAAATGGTTCTACAACATCAAATGATTCCGACAGCTTAGTTGGGATTGAAACTCATATCAGGAAAATGGAGTCATTGTTGTCCTTAAAATCCGATGAAGTCCGGATGGTTGGTATCTGGGGTCCTGCTGGAATCGGTAAGACGACCATCGCCAGAGCTTTATATGGAGAGCTCTCTAGTAAGTTTGCACATGCTGCTTTTATTGAAAGTATCAAAGGAAAGTTTGAGCAAAACTATCGAGACGCGCACGCCTTCAAGTTACATTTACAAGAACAACTTTTGTGTAAGACCTTAAATCTGAAAGATCTAAAAGTAGATCATCTGGGAGTGGCAAAAGCAAGACTGGAGAACAAGAAAGTGCTTGTCGTTCTTGATGATGTGGAGGAGTTAAAGCAGCTAGAAGCCATGACTGACCAAACTTGCTGGTTTGGGCTTCAAAGTAGGATTATCATCACGACAGAGGATAAAAAGCTTTTGGTAGGACATGGGATCAACCATATCTACCAAGTGAAATTTCCATCTAAATCTGACGCTCTTAAAATTCTCTGTCTGTCTGCTTTTCGTCAGAAGTCGCCGTCATCTGGGTTTGAGGACATGGCTGTAGAAGTTACACGGCTCGCCGGTAATCTTCCTTTGGGTCTAAGTGTTTTTGGCGCATATCTGCGAGGAATGTCCAAAGATCAGTGGATAAATGCATTGCCTCGACTTAGGACGAGTCTTGATGGAAAGATTGAGAAAGTATTAAGGTTCAGCTATGATGCTTTATGCGAGGAAGATCAAGAATTGTTTCTTCATATAGCATGTTTTTTCAAAGGTGGGGGCGTTAGCCACGTGGTGGAGTGTCTTGCGGAAAGTCGTTTGAACGTCAACCACGGGCTCCAAGTGTTATTCGAAAAATGTTTCATATCTATACACGAATGGGGATGGTTGGTGGTGCATAATTTGCTTGAGCAATTGGCTAAAGATATTGTTCGTAAACAGTCGGTTTCTAATCCTGGGAAGCGTCAGTTCTTGGTGGATGCTCGGGATATTTGTAATGTGCTCGAGGAAAATGCT ATTTTGACTTATCGGAGGTCAGGGAAGACTTAA
- the LOC108859055 gene encoding disease resistance-like protein DSC2 produces MMEDSKLEKLWEGPIPLPCMKVIELTYSKYLKELPDLSNATNLRKMIAGFCSSLSDIYSIGKSTSLQELHLAGCSKLIIIPYSIGSAINLEVLNVQICQGLVQLPSSIWSLKKLKRLLIGGSEKLNHLGRQLRSCPDISGNITEFDMSNTAIEEFPSSITAFLCLRKLSTMFAESLKVFPDVPDTIEVLQLHNAGIEEIPPSIRNLTRLTELSMPRCKKLKVLPTNVNLQSLSSLNLSFCTQLGTFPEISTSIRYLNMRDTAIEEVPSSIWSWSHLLELNLEDCRSLRVFHSFPDNIDELDLDSSNTGTDISDGSSETDLPLRINLKGCKSLVSLPHIPRFVSLLDASNCESLKIIDGLSNNPEGCLSFANCLLNETARELIKVVDCKFALLPGGELPADFDHRAREGLLTVNLYQIPLPLFFRFKACLLLLNGGYIEDKDASKNDKDDEWMGGKRLSCDIWCVQNGVDVGHGSCKYQLPAVLGSKEHLYFLKSSISVNLPETDVNGSELHFEFRITGKYWDLKDFAVNLLEDTHNEAECKEIADIRIEKIYMQEQCEEETV; encoded by the exons ATGATGGAGGACAGCAAGCTTGAAAAGCTGTGGGAAGGACCTATA CCGCTCCCTTGTATGAAGGTCATAGAGCTGACTTATTCGAAATACCTCAAAGAACTTCCGGATCTGTCTAACGCCACTAATCTCAGGAAAATGATAGCTGGTTTTTGCTCAAGTCTGTCGGATATCTACTCCATTGGGAAGTCCACTAGTCTCCAAGAATTGCATCTCGCTGGTTGCTCCAAGTTGATTATCATTCCCTATTCCATTGGTAGTGCCATTAATCTCGAGGTGTTGAATGTACAAATATGCCAGGGCCTGGTTCAACTCCCCTCCTCTATTTGGAGCCTCAAGAAGTTAAAGAGGCTGTTAATTGGAGGATCCGAAAAACTGAACCATTTGGGGAGACAGTTGAGAAGCTGTCCTGATATTTCTGGAAACATAACAGAATTCGATATGAGTAATACAGCGATAGAAGAGTTTCCTTCATCAATCACGGCATTTTTGTGTCTTCGTAAACTCTCAACAATGTTTGCCGAAAGCCTCAAGGTGTTTCCAGATGTTCCTGACACCATCGAAGTGTTACAATTGCACAATGCGGGAATAGAAGAAATTCCTCCATCGATTCGTAATCTCACACGTCTCACTGAACTAAGCATGCCTCGCTGCAAGAAGCTAAAGGTCCTTCCAACCAACGTCAACCTGCAATCTCTCTCTTCACTTAATCTCAGTTTCTGCACACAGTTGGGAACGTTTCCGGAGATATCTACAAGCATTAGATATCTTAATATGAGAGATACTGCTATAGAAGAAGTCCCTTCATCCATATGGTCTTGGTCCCATCTTCTTGAATTGAACTTGGAAGATTGCCGCAGCCTTCGGGTGTTCCACAGTTTTCCTGACAACATCGATGAGTTGGACTTGGACTCGAGCAATACGGGCACAGATATCTCAGATGGTAGTTCGGAGACTGATCTACCCTTACGTATCAACCTCAAAGGGTGCAAGAGTCTTGTGTCATTGCCCCACATTCCGCGTTTCGTCTCACTCCTCGATGCATCTAACTGTGAGTCGCTGAAGATAATAGATGGATTATCTAACAATCCAGAGGGATGTCTCAGCTTTGCTAATTGTTTGCTGAACGAAACAGCGAGAGAACTCATCAAGGTAGTGGATTGCAAGTTTGCGCTCTTACCTGGTGGAGAACTGCCTGCAGACTTTGATCACCGAGCAAGGGAGGGTTTACTGACTGTCAATTTGTATCAGATCCCTCTTCCTTTATTCTTCAGATTTAAAGCTTGCCTTCTGCTGCTTAATGGCGGCTATATAGAGGACAAGGATGCTAGTAAGAATGATAAGGACGATGAATGGATGGGTGGCAAGAGGCTTTCCTGTGATATCTGGTGCGTTCAGAATGGCGTCGATGTTGGACATGGATCCTGCAAGTACCAGCTACCAGCAGTACTTGGGTCTAAGGAGCATCTGTATTTCTTGAAATCTTCCATTTCAGTAAACCTTCCTGAAACAGATGTGAATGGCAGCGAGCTTCATTTTGAGTTCAGGATCACGGGTAAATACTGGGATTTAAAAGACTTCGCTGTAAACCTCTTGGAAGATACTCACAACGAAGCTGAATGCAAAGAAATTGCAGACATCAGGATAGAGAAAATTTATATGCAGGAACAATGTGAAGAAGAAACAGTTTAA